One Enterococcus silesiacus genomic window carries:
- a CDS encoding tagatose-bisphosphate aldolase (catalyzes the reversible reaction of dihydroxyacetone phosphate with glyceraldehyde 3-phosphate to produce tagatose 1,6-bisphosphate; in Streptococcus pyogenes there are two paralogs of tagatose-bisphosphate aldolase, encoded by lacD1 and lacD2; expression of lacD1 is highly regulated by environmental conditions while lacD2 specializes in an efficient utilization of carbohydrate sources): MIKISQAKMDALNRLSNEKGLIEALAIDQRGSLKKMIAAASTMATGEEIIDFKKVASQELTPYASAILLDPEYGLPATKVRDQNCGLLLAYEKTGYEVSTPGRMPDLLEDWSVSRLKEAGADAIKFLLYYDPDEPMAINKLKHVFVERLGSECLGEDIPLFVEIVTYDSEITDATSAAFARVKPHKVLESMIEFSKLQYHIDVLKMEVPVNMNYVEGFAENEVVYSKKEALGYFKKQSELTELPFIFLSAGVSTKLFQETLEFAKEAGSKFSGVLCGRATWREGVKPFAAKGEAAGRDWFATQGKENVETLNEIVDRCGTSWRSKVEVG; encoded by the coding sequence ATGATCAAAATCAGCCAAGCAAAAATGGATGCCCTCAATCGTTTGTCCAATGAAAAAGGGTTGATCGAAGCGTTGGCGATCGATCAACGAGGTTCTTTAAAGAAAATGATCGCAGCTGCTAGTACGATGGCCACAGGAGAAGAAATTATCGACTTTAAAAAAGTGGCCTCGCAAGAGTTAACTCCTTATGCGTCAGCGATTTTACTTGATCCAGAATACGGTTTACCGGCAACCAAGGTACGGGATCAAAATTGTGGATTATTATTAGCTTATGAAAAAACCGGATATGAGGTTTCAACACCTGGTAGAATGCCAGATTTACTAGAAGACTGGTCTGTATCACGTCTGAAAGAAGCTGGAGCTGATGCTATCAAGTTCCTGCTATATTATGATCCAGATGAACCTATGGCGATTAATAAATTAAAGCATGTATTTGTCGAACGTTTAGGCAGTGAATGTTTAGGTGAAGACATTCCGCTCTTTGTTGAGATCGTGACGTATGATTCTGAGATTACGGATGCGACCTCTGCGGCATTTGCCAGAGTTAAACCACATAAAGTGTTGGAATCAATGATTGAATTTTCTAAGCTGCAGTATCATATCGATGTATTAAAAATGGAAGTACCAGTCAATATGAATTATGTGGAAGGCTTTGCTGAAAATGAAGTCGTTTATAGTAAAAAAGAAGCCTTAGGCTATTTCAAAAAGCAAAGTGAACTGACAGAACTGCCGTTTATTTTCCTAAGTGCAGGTGTTTCAACGAAATTATTCCAAGAAACCTTAGAATTTGCGAAAGAAGCTGGTTCTAAGTTTAGCGGTGTCTTATGCGGACGCGCAACTTGGCGTGAAGGAGTTAAACCGTTTGCTGCTAAAGGTGAAGCCGCAGGTCGTGATTGGTTTGCGACACAAGGAAAAGAGAATGTTGAAACACTAAATGAAATCGTTGATCGTTGTGGGACTTCTTGGCGGTCTAAGGTTGAAGTTGGCTAA
- a CDS encoding LacI family transcriptional regulator has translation MANIRDIAKLSGYSVTTVSRVLNNHPYVSEEKRAKILTIMHELDYIPNAKARDLSKGKSKHIAVMIPYANHPYSDKIVSGILTAAFEDGYKVTLLPTNYDPEVEKHYLDELAAQAWDGMIITSKKVSFEMIAGYLKYAPIVCCEDTGEFPISCVSIKREKSYVDLFTELKSRGYNHIGLTVGRTEKESASTGLVLQAYSDIIGYLDKSMIVRNCRSYEDGINAGSHFSMLPDLEVIVTNGDDVAAGILQHISQDHVLVIGEENLLSSRLLNFSTIDHHIDQCGEAAFHLLLDKKISTKTIPYTFIERT, from the coding sequence ATGGCAAATATTCGTGATATTGCCAAGTTATCTGGTTATTCAGTCACAACCGTTTCACGTGTTTTGAATAATCATCCTTATGTATCTGAGGAAAAACGAGCAAAAATTTTAACAATCATGCATGAACTTGACTATATCCCAAACGCCAAAGCTCGCGATTTAAGTAAGGGAAAGTCAAAGCATATTGCAGTCATGATTCCTTATGCCAACCATCCTTATTCTGACAAGATCGTCAGCGGTATTTTGACTGCCGCCTTTGAGGATGGCTATAAAGTGACCTTGCTGCCAACCAATTATGACCCTGAAGTTGAGAAACACTATCTTGATGAGCTAGCTGCACAAGCGTGGGATGGTATGATCATTACATCAAAAAAAGTTTCTTTTGAAATGATTGCCGGTTATCTCAAATATGCACCAATCGTTTGTTGTGAAGATACAGGTGAGTTTCCGATTTCTTGTGTTTCAATCAAGCGGGAAAAATCCTATGTCGATCTGTTTACAGAGTTAAAAAGCCGAGGCTATAATCATATCGGCTTAACAGTCGGGCGAACTGAAAAAGAGAGCGCCAGCACTGGTTTAGTTTTACAAGCTTACAGCGATATCATCGGCTATTTGGATAAATCGATGATTGTTAGAAACTGTCGTTCATATGAAGATGGTATAAACGCCGGTAGTCATTTCTCAATGTTGCCAGACTTGGAAGTGATCGTGACTAATGGCGATGATGTTGCTGCTGGTATTTTACAACATATTTCTCAGGATCACGTCTTAGTGATTGGAGAAGAAAATCTACTTTCTAGCAGATTGCTTAACTTTTCTACGATCGATCATCATATAGATCAGTGTGGGGAAGCAGCTTTTCATTTACTTTTAGACAAAAAAATCAGCACCAAAACGATTCCATATACATTTATTGAACGTACCTAA
- a CDS encoding transcriptional regulator, translating into MAGHSKWKNIQGRKNAQDAKRGKIFQKLSREIYMAAKASGTDPATNAALRLVMDKAKAANMPNDNIDRAIKKASSAGENEHYDEITYEGYGPAGVAILVYALTDNRNRTATNVRVAFTRNGGALGETGSVSYMFDRKGYIAIERSGISVDEDTMFENVLEAGAEDLETSEEVFEIYTAPEDFTAVRDALEKAGYTLAQAELTMVPQNLVELDEEQQEQLQILIDKLEEDDDVSEVFTSADL; encoded by the coding sequence ATGGCAGGTCACAGTAAGTGGAAGAACATTCAAGGACGTAAAAATGCACAGGACGCAAAACGGGGCAAGATTTTCCAGAAATTATCAAGAGAAATTTATATGGCAGCAAAAGCAAGTGGCACTGATCCAGCAACTAATGCCGCTTTAAGATTAGTGATGGATAAAGCAAAAGCTGCTAATATGCCGAATGATAATATTGATCGGGCCATAAAAAAAGCCAGTAGTGCAGGAGAAAATGAGCATTATGATGAGATTACTTATGAAGGCTATGGACCTGCAGGCGTTGCGATTTTAGTCTATGCCTTGACAGATAACCGAAACCGGACAGCGACCAATGTCAGAGTTGCATTTACTAGAAATGGGGGCGCTCTGGGTGAAACGGGTTCAGTTAGTTATATGTTCGACCGTAAAGGCTATATCGCAATTGAACGCTCAGGGATCTCTGTTGACGAAGATACAATGTTTGAAAATGTATTAGAAGCAGGTGCAGAGGATCTGGAAACATCAGAGGAAGTCTTTGAAATTTATACAGCGCCAGAAGATTTTACCGCTGTTCGAGATGCACTAGAAAAAGCTGGCTATACTTTAGCTCAAGCAGAATTAACTATGGTTCCGCAAAATTTGGTAGAGTTAGATGAAGAGCAGCAAGAACAGCTACAAATTTTGATTGATAAACTTGAAGAAGATGACGATGTGTCCGAAGTGTTCACTTCAGCGGATCTGTGA
- a CDS encoding oligoendopeptidase — protein sequence MTYSLVWDLDSIFPGGSHSAQLEQRLSKLTEQSSNYHQLIEQWIPQNDTDYQELQQILALQGAISDGFSQCSSFITALSSADTKDKKAKILSGDLFSLLPAIQLAETIFTKKLTEISDADWQTLTALPVFETIAFRLNEIRRDGMQLLSEQEENIINTLSLDGLNAWSSHYDTIVASISIPFKEDGQTVFLSAGQAFNRMMSDPSSDVRAELFAEWEKAWSEKSPLLADTLNHLDGFRLSDYKLHGINDFLEKPLNYNRMQKETLDVMWATIQKNKQPFIDFLTRKAQLFGKEKMNWQDQDAPIILGDLKEKTYSFDEAAEFILENFEKFSPKMATFAKGAFEKSWIEAEDRPDKRPGGYCTELPETKESRIFMTFGNSINEVATLAHELGHAFHSSVMWDLPALDREYAMNVAETASTFAELIVADATLQSAETPEEKINLLDTKMQNAIAMFMNIHSRFIFENNFYAARQKGLLSEDEITELMLEAQKESYQDSLGSYHPHFWASKLHFFIDDVPFYNFPYTFGYLFSMGIYAYANKQGSDFEDQYIALLRDTASMTSEDLAKKHLGVDLTKPDFWQAGIDQVIKDVNEFMELTEEYIK from the coding sequence ATGACCTATTCACTCGTTTGGGATTTAGATAGTATTTTCCCTGGCGGTAGCCATTCAGCTCAACTGGAACAACGATTATCAAAATTAACAGAACAAAGCAGCAACTATCATCAATTGATCGAGCAGTGGATACCGCAAAACGACACTGACTATCAAGAATTACAGCAAATTTTAGCTCTGCAAGGAGCTATTTCAGATGGTTTTTCTCAATGTAGTAGCTTTATCACCGCTTTATCTTCTGCTGATACTAAGGATAAAAAAGCCAAAATTTTATCTGGCGATCTTTTTTCATTATTACCAGCGATTCAGCTAGCAGAAACAATTTTTACAAAAAAACTAACAGAAATTTCCGATGCAGATTGGCAAACCTTAACTGCTCTACCTGTTTTTGAAACAATTGCATTTCGTTTAAATGAAATCCGTCGAGATGGCATGCAGCTATTATCTGAGCAAGAAGAAAACATTATCAATACATTGTCTTTAGATGGACTTAACGCTTGGAGTAGCCATTATGATACGATCGTTGCCAGCATTTCGATTCCATTCAAAGAAGATGGTCAAACAGTCTTCCTTTCTGCTGGGCAAGCTTTTAACCGTATGATGAGCGATCCTAGTTCAGACGTTCGTGCTGAGTTATTCGCTGAGTGGGAAAAAGCTTGGAGCGAAAAATCTCCTTTATTAGCAGATACTTTAAATCACTTGGATGGGTTCCGTTTAAGCGATTATAAACTGCATGGTATCAATGATTTCTTAGAAAAGCCATTAAACTATAACCGTATGCAAAAAGAAACACTTGATGTTATGTGGGCAACCATCCAAAAAAACAAGCAGCCTTTTATCGACTTCTTAACACGTAAGGCTCAATTATTTGGAAAAGAGAAAATGAACTGGCAAGATCAAGATGCGCCGATCATTTTAGGTGATTTAAAAGAAAAAACATACAGCTTTGATGAAGCAGCTGAGTTTATTTTAGAAAACTTTGAAAAATTCAGTCCTAAAATGGCTACATTCGCTAAAGGAGCATTTGAAAAAAGTTGGATTGAAGCTGAAGATCGTCCTGACAAACGTCCGGGTGGTTATTGTACAGAACTTCCTGAAACGAAAGAATCTAGAATTTTTATGACCTTTGGCAATTCAATTAATGAAGTGGCAACCCTTGCTCATGAACTAGGCCATGCGTTCCATAGCAGCGTGATGTGGGATCTGCCAGCACTTGATCGAGAATACGCGATGAACGTCGCAGAAACAGCTAGTACGTTCGCAGAATTGATCGTTGCAGATGCAACACTACAAAGTGCTGAGACACCTGAAGAGAAAATTAATTTATTGGATACTAAGATGCAAAATGCCATTGCAATGTTTATGAATATCCATTCTCGTTTTATTTTTGAAAACAATTTTTATGCAGCTCGTCAAAAAGGCTTATTGAGTGAAGATGAAATAACTGAGTTGATGCTTGAAGCTCAAAAAGAAAGCTATCAGGATAGTTTAGGTTCTTACCACCCACATTTCTGGGCAAGTAAATTACATTTCTTCATTGATGATGTACCATTTTATAATTTCCCTTATACGTTCGGCTATTTGTTCAGCATGGGAATTTATGCTTATGCAAATAAACAAGGTAGTGATTTTGAAGATCAATATATCGCCTTACTTCGTGACACTGCATCAATGACATCAGAAGACTTAGCTAAAAAACATCTCGGGGTCGATTTAACAAAACCTGATTTCTGGCAAGCTGGAATTGATCAAGTAATTAAAGATGTCAATGAATTTATGGAATTGACGGAAGAATATATTAAGTAA